Below is a window of Acidobacteriota bacterium DNA.
TCCGACTTCCCTGGCTAGCGTCGCAATCGTCCACGGACGAGACGGATGGCGATGCATGAGCGCGAGAGTCTTGCCCACTTCCGGATCGCGCGCGCCTGCGAGCCAACCAGTCTGCTCAGCAGGGAGATGTGCGATATAGGCGCGCAGTGTCTCGACGAACAAAACTTCGGACAGCTTCGCCAGCACCGCCTCTCCTCCTGCGCGCGCAGCATCCGCCTCGTTGACCGAGAAGCGGATCGAGTCTTCCAGCCACCGGCCCGAAGCATCGTTACGGATACTGATCTTGAACAAGGGAGGCAGTCCGCTGAGAAAGACCTGGCTCAGTTGGGGTTCGCAGGCCATGTATCCGCAAACGAATTTTGTAACTTCTCCTCCGCCGCCCGCGCGCCACACTTTCAAGCCTTGGGAAAGAACTTCAGACAACTGATGCGAATCGTCAACGGTTTTCGTGGGCGGGCCGTTTTCCATGATGTGCGGATCGCCGTGCGGAACCATGACCAGGTCTCCGGCGTTGAGAGCGACGCGCTCGCCGTTGTCCAGTTGAATAAAAGCTCTGCCCTCCGTGAGCAGGTGATAAATGATCACGTGCTGCGCGCCCGGTACGAAGTAATTAGCAAGCGCGTGGGAAGACGCGGCACGAACACTCCAGGGCGCGGAGAATTCGCCGTTATAAAACAATGCGCCTTGCAGCTTGACGACTTTGAGAACTTCCGAAAGTACATCCATACAATCTGCAAACCTTCCCGGACTCAGGAGCAAATCATCATACGGCACCTGCTGGTGAGCAAGAAAACAGGACGGGCGGACAAGTCCCCGTCGAGCGCTTCGTCCATAGTTGAGAAGTAGCAAATACAGATGATTCGATGAGAATCACAAGGAGGACGACTTGAAGAAATACGTAATTGAACGCGAAATCCCGCAGGTGGGAGCTCTGGAACGAGATCAACTTCAGCAAGCTGCCGCCAAATCCAATCAGGTGCTGGCGCAACTGGGACAAGACATTCAGTGGCAGGAATCGTTTGTCACAGCAAACAAAATGTTTTGTATTTACCTGGCGAAGGATGAGGCCATCATCCAGCGGCATGCGGAAATGAGCGGATTCCCTGCCACCAGGATCACGGAAGTCGGCAAGACGATTGACCCGACGACCGCAAATTCGTAACGATTCGCAGCCAAGCGGGGTATAGGGACCGGAAATCATGACGACAAGAAATAATGGAGGAACGATGAGCACAACTGAGGTCGCATCACCGATTGATGGCCTGAAGGCGAAGCTGAAAACCACATGGATGGCCGGCGATTACGATCGCTTCTCGCGCTATATGGAACAGGACGCGCGCGCTTTTTACGAACGCCTGGATGTGCCAGCCGGCTGCCAACTGCTGGATGTGGCCTGCGGCTCCGGCCAACTGGCGCTTTGCGCAGCACGGGACGGAGTCGACGTCACGGGCGTGGACATTGCACCCAACCTGGTTCAACGGGCGCAGGCCCGTGCCAATGCCGAAGGCCTGAAGGCGCGCTTTCTGGAAGGGGACGCCGAGGACCTTCCATTTGAGGATGCTAGCTTCGATGTGGTTGTCAGTTTGATTGGAGCGATGTTTGCACCGCGGCCTGAACTTGTCGCCAGCGAACTGCTGCGAGTGTGCAGTCCTGGAGGCACGATCGCGATGGCCAATTGGACGCCGGAAGG
It encodes the following:
- a CDS encoding AraC family transcriptional regulator; the encoded protein is MDVLSEVLKVVKLQGALFYNGEFSAPWSVRAASSHALANYFVPGAQHVIIYHLLTEGRAFIQLDNGERVALNAGDLVMVPHGDPHIMENGPPTKTVDDSHQLSEVLSQGLKVWRAGGGGEVTKFVCGYMACEPQLSQVFLSGLPPLFKISIRNDASGRWLEDSIRFSVNEADAARAGGEAVLAKLSEVLFVETLRAYIAHLPAEQTGWLAGARDPEVGKTLALMHRHPSRPWTIATLAREVGISRSVLAERFRHYLGDTPMSYLTRWRLQLGAQMLASTSHSVVQIAAEVGYESEAAFNRAFKREFEIPPARFRTQSKIARPKRDGQRVAG
- a CDS encoding DUF4242 domain-containing protein — protein: MKKYVIEREIPQVGALERDQLQQAAAKSNQVLAQLGQDIQWQESFVTANKMFCIYLAKDEAIIQRHAEMSGFPATRITEVGKTIDPTTANS
- a CDS encoding class I SAM-dependent methyltransferase, whose amino-acid sequence is MSTTEVASPIDGLKAKLKTTWMAGDYDRFSRYMEQDARAFYERLDVPAGCQLLDVACGSGQLALCAARDGVDVTGVDIAPNLVQRAQARANAEGLKARFLEGDAEDLPFEDASFDVVVSLIGAMFAPRPELVASELLRVCSPGGTIAMANWTPEGFVGQMFQTFAKFIAPSGMPAPVLWGDPTVVRQRLGHGVSSLSTKRCNYSMNYPFSPAEVVEFFGQYYGPTNRAFASLDRDAASKLREELTALWSKHNRGGEGMTVVQAEYLEVVATKA